In Cottoperca gobio chromosome 19, fCotGob3.1, whole genome shotgun sequence, the genomic window tctcgttcaacacgtagtagtcgctcgccgtcccgttcttggaggcgtagtagtcgctcgacgtctcgttcttggaggcgtagtggacGTTGTAGTCGttcgctgtcccgttcttggaggcgtagtggtcgctcgacgtctcgttcttggaggcgtagtggtcgctcaacgtctcgttcttggaggcgtagtggtcgctcaacgtctcgttcttggaggcgtagtagtcgctcgacgtctcgttcttggaggcgtagtagtcgctcgacgtctcgttcttggaggcgtagtggtcgctcgacgtctcgttcttggaggcgtagtggtcgctcgacgtctcgttcttggaggcgtagtggtcgctcgacgtctcgttcttggaggcgtagtggtcgctcgacgtcccgttcttggaggcgtagtggtcgctcgacgtctcgttcttggaggcgtagtggtcgctcgctgtcccgttcttcaacacgtagtagtcgctcgctgttccgttcttggaggcgtagtggtcgctcgacgtctcgttcttggaggcgtagtggtcgctcgacgtctcgttcttcaacacgtagtagtcgctcgctgtcccgttcttggaggcgtagtggtcgctcgacgtctcgttcttggaggcgtagtggtcgctcgacgtctcgttcttggaggcgtagtagtcgctcgacgtctcgttcttggaggcgtagtggtcgctcgacgtctcgttcttggaggcgtagtggtcgctcgacgtctcgttcttggaggcgtagtggtcgctcgctgtcccgttcttggaggcgtagtggtccctcgacgtctcgttcttcaacacgtagtagtcgctcgctgttccgttcttggaggcgtagtggtcgctcgacgtctcgttcttggaggcgtagtggtcgctcgacgtctcgttcttggaggcgtagtggtcgctcgacgtctcgttcttcaacacgtagtagtcgctcgctgttccgttcttggaggcgtagtggtcgctcgacgtctcgttcttggaggcgttgtagtcgctcgacgtctcgttcttggaggcgtagtggtcgctcgctgttccgttcttcgaggcgtagtagtcgctcgctgtcccattcttggaggcgtagtggtcgctcgacgtctcgttcttggaggcgtagtggtcgctcgacgtctcgttcttcaacacgtagtagtcgctcgctgttccgttcttcgaggcgtagtagtcgctcgctgttccgttcttcgaggcgtagtggtcactcgacgtctcgttcttcgaggcgtagtggtcgctcgacgtctcgttgcTCTTGTCCCATTGTGGATCGTAGTCTTTCTTCTCAGTTTTGAGGTCTTCTGGCCTGCTCCGGTTCTTTTGTTTCAGATGACCAACTGATGCCTCAGCTTCCACTTCATTGGTTTCCAGTTGTactgaaaagacatttgatAATTGAGAACTAGAAAGAGTTGATTTTTAACCTTTTGAATGAGTCATTAAAAGACATGAGATTTGccccaaatataaaaataaactacatggCGACACCAAGAACCTAAAGTTTAACCTTGAGGCTCTAGCTGTTTTAAAGCTAGTGTGAACTAGTAGACTCCATTGGCACCAACCATGTCATGCTAGCTCGTCGGGAAGGAAGCTAAACGCGTCAAAGTTGTCTAGATTTTGGCTAGGGAAAAACATCCGATACAGCCTGCTCACCTTCTTGCTCAAACATGGACTCCATTGACTGGAGGAGTGCAAAGGCCTTCTTTAGGGAGATGTCATTGGGAGACAGCTCTGTAgtacaaaattaaattaaagttaaggTCAGTAAGCAGAATCCCcagaagacaaaaaagaaaaatatttaccTCTTGATGTCCTCTGCAGCCCTTCACCAGATCTTTCATTTATATCTCGAATTGACAAACAAGAACCTGTGGACAGTGCATTTGCTGTAAAGTTTCTGCAGTTtgatggcacatttcacaaacatgttACAGCTAAATTACATGTCAGGAATTGAGTAATTCATCTTTCTCCACTATCAGGGTCTTAAATACAAGTTTCAAACAGATAAATACCTTCGGCAAGACAAACCGtcagcacacaaacaagcaaCCAAACATCTCCCATGGCTCCAACAGAAAGTGTTGTCTGTGCCACATGGCagctctttttaaaacaaacatcatgcaggaggcacagctgctgcagatcACCTCTAATTAACCCAAGTGAAAAATCCAATTTAGTAGATTATAGAACTTTGAgaatgttgtgtgtatgttaagAAACAATCCTAATATTGAATACAGTCTCACATTAGGTCCAAACACTGAGAAAACTCcattaaaagggaaaaatgacagaaaatgtcaaagatatcCCTCCTCTCAGATGCAATAAAGGCTTTATTTGGGAGGATGACAACTACAAAGAACCCCTACACAAACATTTAGTACAAGCAGAAAAAACTATGCATGTTTGTTATTTGTAGATATTAAAGCCCTGCACATCCACATGGGTTTTTGCAGTTATTGTGGCTGATTAGCTTTACTCAGGAGACATTAGGCTGATCTTGAAGGTTCATACTTGAACACATTTACTatttcatgttaaaaaaaaaacatttctcatacTGGCTATCTGAATATGCCCGTATTCAATTGggtaaaaaaaactagacgtGTGATGGGAAAATCCAGAAACCAAGTGATTAACACAGCAAAAGACAGGAGGTGAAACTGAgtgctaaacacagcaggggacaggaggcaaactgctgatgaactaTAGATTAAAGCAGttgatttactgtaaacaagtcaAGGACGACCTGATCTGAATAGGTTCGGTCCTTTTGATCTGCATTTACTCCGCTTATTAAAGAAAAGTCCAAAtctgtgtaaaaatgtactgCCCCGTTTACTTGAAGTACTCACAAGCCAGTGGACGTTTTATTACCCAGAACATGGTCTGAAGATCAGGGATTGAGGCAATATTTAATGCCAACTGTGAATTTACAAAATCTACAGACAATTGGTAAATGAACCAGTGTATGTGATTTCTTTGCACTAGTCtaaaagacatgttatggaagcaaaatggCCCAAACTCCCGAATTTGACGGATAAAAGAGGTTTGCCTGTCGTCTCGCCTTTAGAGGTTCGGTTACATTTAAGTGAAAGTTTAGGACAtttcaaacacactgaacaaataAAGCCTCTACCGACAACATGAACCGAGAAGTCCTGCACAAGATTTACAGGAAACAAAGTTCCTTTTAGTGCACATGTATGGACACACCTCCCACTTGCTTTTGGATAATTTACTTTCATTGCAATCCTAACGTATCCAAGAGATGTTTGTGCAAGACGAAAAAAGATCCAGCCTAATCCAATCCCAGGATGCATTTTGCCAGGCACCCCCTCCCGAGAGAAATGAGGAAACAGATATGTGGTTAAGAGTTTATTTACAGCACAGATAAAAGCAGTTGCAGTCAGAGACATGGTTACTTTATTGGAGCATCAAGTGGCGACGTCGCTTGCAgtctcgttcttcgaggcgtagtggacgtagtggtcgctcgccgtcccgttcttcgaggcgtagtggtcgctcgccgtcccgttcttcgaggcgtagtggtcgctcgccgTCCCGTTattcgaggcgtagtggtcgctcgccgTCCCGTTCctcgaggcgtagtggtcgctcgccgTCTCGTTCCTCGAGGCGTAGTGGTCACTCGCCGTCCCGTTCctcgaggcgtagtggtcgctcgccgTCCCGTTCctcgaggcgtagtggtcgctcgccgTCCCGTTCCTCGAGGCGTAGTGGTTGCTCGCcgtctcgttcttcgaggcgtagtggacgtagtagtcgctcgccgTCCcgttcaacacgtagtagtcgctcgacggtccgttcttggaggcgtagtggtcgctcgacgtctcgttcttggaggcgtagtggtccctcgacgtctcgttcttggaggcgtagtggtcgctcgacgtctcgttcttggaggcgtagtggtcgctcgacgtctcgtttttggaggcgtagtggtcgctcgacgtctcgttcttcgaggTGTAGTGGACGTCATGGTCGCTCGCTGTCGCGTTggcccagggaaccatgtcgctcgacgtctcgttggCCAAATCGTAGGGAACAAAGACGTAGGGGACCTCGTTGAGCAAGGCGTAGTCAACCACGTTGCTCGACGTCTCATTGTCCCAGGGAACCACATCACTCGACGTCTCATTGGCCCATGGAACCACGTCGCTTGATGTCTCGTTGGCCCAGGGAACCACGTCGCTCGACTTCTCGTTGGCCAAGGCGTAGGGAACAAAGACATAGGGGACCTCGTTGAGCAAGGCGTAGGGAACCACGTAGTCACTCGAAGTCTCTTTCTTCGAGGCATAGGGAACTTTGTGGTTGCTCAAGTTTCTGTGTGGATCGTAGTTTTTCCTCTCAGTTTTGAAGTCTTTCCTGCTCAGAGGCTTACGTTTCAGGTGACCAACTactgaaaagacatttgatAATAAACAATTGAGAAATAGAAAGATTTGATTTTCAACTTCTAAACTTTTGCAAATGCTCACCAACCATGTCATGCTAGCGCGTCGGGAAGGAAGATAAACGCGTCAAAGTTGTCTAGATTTTGGCTAGGGAAAAACATCCGACACAGCCTGCTCACCTTCTTGCTCAAACATGGACTCCATTGACTGGAGGAGTGCAAAGGCCTTCTTTAGGGAGATGTCATTGGGAGACAGCTCTGTAGTACAAAATTAAATTACAGTTAATGTCAGTAAGCAGAATCCccagaagacaaaaaaaaaagaaaaatatttaccTCTTGATGTCCTCTGCAGCCCTTCACCAGATCTTTCATTTACATCTCGAATTGACAAACAAGAACCTGTGGACAGTGCATTTGCTGTAAAGTTTCTGCAGTTtgatggcacatttcacaaacatgttACAGCTAAATTACATGTCAGGAATTGAGTAATTCATCTTTCTCCACTATCAGGGTCTTAAATACAAGTTTCAAACAGATAAATACCTTCGGCAAGACAAACCGtcagcacacaaacaagcaaCCAAACATCTCCCATGGCTCCAACAGAAAGTGTTGTCTGTGCCACATGGCagctctttttaaaacaaacatcatgcaggaggcacagctgctgcagatcAGCTCTAATTAACCCAAGTGAAAAATCCAATTTAGTAGATTATAGAACTTTGAgaatgttgtgtgtatgttaagAAACAATCCTAATATTGAATACAGTCTCACATTAGGTCCAAACACTGAGAAAACTCcattaaaagggaaaaatgacagaaaatgtcaaagatatcCCTCCTCTCAGATGCAATAAAGGCTTTATTTGGGAGGATGACAACTACAAAGAACCCCTACACAAACATTTAGTACAAGCAgaacatttcataaaaatagACTCCCATTTGACCACTAGGGTCACtacatcattaaaaatgtatcctAAAAGATATACAGTACAAGTGAAATATTTGAACACACCCTCTCATTCAATGATCATTATTTGTAATCATTTTTCACATCGTAGATTAATGCTTAAGACATCAGAACTATTGAATAACACATATAGAGTTATGTGGTGAGGAAATAACttacaaacaaagcaaaataaGTTTAATATTTTAGACTTTGCATTCTCTTAACCATATATGCTGACACATGTACTATCAATTTATAAGATAAATCAAATTTTGTAGATTTAAGGATAATTTATTGCCATTATGCAACACAAGGAAATGCAGTAGTAGTTTATTCATGCTacttaaaacatacaaaaacaaaaacagtagtgcatttgatttatttgcatAAGAAGGAAATTAAACACCagcaacaaatatatatatacataaatatattaaatgtatatgtatacataaagACCAGCAGCACTTTTTTGGAGCTCCTCCTGACATGATGTTCATCAGTGAAGAAACCAGCAGCACTTTGAGAAGCTCCTCCTGACATGATGTTCATCAGTGAAGAGACCAGCAGCACTTTGTGAAGCTCCTCCTGACATGATGTTCATCAGTGAAGAAACCAGCAGCACTTTGTGAAGCTCCTCCTGACATGATGTTCATCAGTGAAGAGACCAGCAGCACTTTGTGAAGCTCCTCCTGACATGATGTTCATCAGTGAAGAAACCAGCAGCACTTTGTGAAGCTCCTCCTGACATGATGTTCATCAGTGAAGAGACCAGCAGCACTTTGTGAAGCTCCTGCTGacacatgatgttcatcagTGAAGAGACCAGCAGCACTTTGTGAAGCTCCTCCTGACATGATGTTCATCAGTGAAGAAACCAGCAGCACTTTGAGAAGCTCCTCCTGACATGATGTTCATCAGTGAAGAGACCAGCAGCACTTTGTGAAGCTCCTCCTGACATGATGTTCATCAGTGAAGAAACCAGCAGCACTTTGTGAAGCTCCTGCTGacacatgatgttcatcagTGAAGAGACCAGCAGCACTTTGTGAAGCTCCTCCTGACATGATGTTCATCAGTGAAGAGACCAGCAGCACTTTGTGAAGCTCCTGCTGacacatgatgttcatcagTGAAGAGACCAGCAGCACTTTGTGAAGCTCCTCCTGACATGATGTTCATCAGTGAAGAGACCAGCAGCACTTTGTGAAGCTCCTGCTGacacatgatgttcatcagTGAAGAGACCAGCAGCACTTTGTGAAGCTCCTCCTGacacatgatgttcatcagTGAAGAGACCAGCAGCACTTTGTGAAGCTCCTGCTGacacatgatgttcatcagTGAAGAGACCAGCAGCACTTTGTGAAGCTCCTCCTGACATATGATGTTCATCAGTGAAGAGACCAGCAGCACTTTGTGAAGCTCCTCCTGACATGATGTTCATCAGTGAAGGACGATCCACACAGAAGCTACTCTGCTTTTAAAAAGCTTCTTTGTTTACAGTTGCACTAAAAGGACAACAGtccaaatattattttccatccAGTCACTATTTCTGAAAAGAATGAATCCAAGATGGGAACATTGTGCGTGTGAAGTTTGTACAATAGTTTCCACTAAAACATCTTGAGAATGAAATGAGAAGCATTTTACAAAGTCAGCTTTGTGAACCTTCCATCTTTGTTATATAACTGGCAGCAGATCTGTTGAACCTTGATGTGCTTTCATACATTTACTTCCCTTTGTTCACATGTTCACTTCATTTTGAATCCTTTGTAATACAGCTCCTCAATATTTGACTGTAGTTTTAATGGGGATACTACATGCTGCCACAAGATGGCGGCCATCTTCACATTTATTCAACTTCAGTTGTAACAAGTTCACTCACCCTGTTCTCTCTGGTGACTTCTTGTCTCACTGTTTACTAAATTACTTATTATTCATGATGCAGATTATTAATGAGCATTCATCACCTCATTGTTGGTAACTTTATGTCGGGAGTTTAAACTACTCTCTACTGACGATGTTGGACATGGTACATTTACTGTCAGTGTTTAAGTCATGAGATGAACAATCAATCATGTGTCAGGTTATGACGTCCCTGGAGTTCACAGTGCTGCAGTAAATCCTCCTTTAGAACATCACATCAAACTTTACTGACCCCCAGAGAACAAGTTCAGGTGTTGCAGCAGtacaaagacagaaggaagtTCAGACACACGGAGAAGagtgtgaaataaatacatcagtGAGAGTAACATGAGAGCATCTCCTGTAAAACACCAGACCTATGTGTAATATGTAACTTAAACAATAAGAAATGGAACATTgttgtatttatacacagtttTACGACTAAATGAGCTCTTTAGTTCTGCTGACGGCAGCTTCACATGATGGAGTGATGAAGGAGAAGCAgcatcttctctctgtgtgttttctctacAGCTGAAGCTACACAGTCTGCTGTAGTGACAGAGGTGTGCACTATGAATCAGAGGGAGCGCTCTCCGGCTCGTCTTCTTCACCTTCAAGATGCTGAAGCTGCTGATGGGAGGTGAGCATTCAAACTGCACAACATACTTGATGGTCTTCTTCTTTGAGTCCTCTTGTCCCTGACGCTGGGACATTGTTCTATCAGCTCTTTGGTTGAACTTCTCTAATGCAGGACGAGGCTGTTTAGCAAAGAGGGAAGGCTCTGTGAACCTTCACCCTGTGAGATTCAAACACAAAGTCTACATCTTCACTAATAATACAAACTTTAAAGACAACAATCTCTTTAGTTTTCTGGATCTGAACCTGGATCTGGACCTGGATCTGGACCCAGCTGTGTGTCCATGAAGAGTGACTGTTCTATGGGTCACCCTCTTACCTTTAAAGGGGATCAACCTGCTGATGGAAGGTGAGAgtttctctgacacatgatctccaagcctgacaaaatattTTCTCCTTTTGATATATGTTCGGACCCAGTTTAATCACAGACTATCTGTCTCATGAACTAACGTTAATCACTGGCTAATATAACAAAAGATAaaatcaaaattattttttacatttaaaactgctTTTCATTAGTCAGTTGTTGATTTGTATCAggatgcagcagcagagatcTGGACCTGGATCTGGACCTGGACCTGAATCTGGACCCAGCTGTGTGTCCATGAAGAGTGACTGTTCTATGGGTCACCCTCTTACCTTTAAAGGGGATCAACCTGCTGATGGAAGGTGAGAGCTTCAAACTGAACTTTGTTATTTTCTGACTCTCAGAGCTTCATAGTCGAGGTGGGCGATGCCACAAAAAGTGGTTTCGATGAGATGCCCAGTGATACCAAGACCAGAACCAGCAGccatactttttattattaatagcaGCTGATGTACTGACATACAGGGGAGAGCCATGTGTCCTGATTTATGAGGTGAATACATCGTTAATGgacttctgtatttatttagacttttctctcttcatcatctAATCCCAAGCGTGTTAAACACAGGacactttttaaagttaaataacaaaaataggAATATGAATCCATTGTAAGCCAACATATTTACATTACCATTACAGAGTAAATGGAGATGCAATGAaggaaaaaataagatttttatCTTGTAAATTCTAACCAGGATCCATGTATAATGATGCATCTGAACATATTCCTCTCTTTACTACAGCTGGGACTCTGAATGTGAGCAAAATAACTGAACACAACATTTATGATTCAATTCATAAAGATTtttgcgtgcgcgtgcgtggcgcggggagattgtgtgcgcgtgcgtggcaCGGTTTCTAATTagttcttccctctcctctcttctgctttgtaggtgtgtgcgcacatgtgtgtgtgtcaggtgtgaagccccgcccttcgcaaaacggagcgaaggagagaatgtgaatgcgcaaagtagacagtacaaactgaaacgtgcacagggcagcgccctgccaagacaatggtagggaaAACACTGAGAGCAAACAGCACAAGCCACCATGCCTCTCAATGTCATGTCTCACGCACCGTCTGGCCCTCTAATGTCACCTTTGTTCCTTTGTGGGTCTCCACACTCCCCCAAAGTGATAATATTGATCTCAGGATTGAGTCCTGGAACTGCAGAACCTCTCGTGTGGAAGTTCATGAACTCTTTGTTCAGGCTGCTCATGGGAAGCTGAATGTATGTTCCTCCTTCCATCGAGAGTCTCTACTGCTGAGGCTGAGACCCAGCCATATGTATAGGTAGCTGCAGATCTCCCTCTCCTGCAGTTGTTGGTGGTACCTTGCAAACCAAAAGAAGAGTTAGTGGACACAAGGGACGATACCTTGTTGGTACAGTCAGGCGTTTCACTAGTGAACTGGGCTCTGAGTTCCTTGATAGTAGACTGGACATCAGATGTATCTTGAAGACTGGAGACAAAGATATTTCCAATGCTGGGTTCAGGGCAGTTTGTGAGGTACGGACCTACATGCATGTAATTAGTGTACCACCCACTTTAcatcctgagccacagctgcagGCCTTACTGTAGATGTATGTCATACTTGTAgtcattaaattaatttgtcaaGATCATTGTCCTGTGATCCATCTGGCTCAGGTTCTCATCCTCCCCCTCTCTGGGACACCTCTGTCTCTTTTTGAAGGTCTGTCTGCAGTTAACTTGAGTTCTTTCTCACTAAATAAGCTGGTTGGGCTGCTAACCCTTACTGCCCCTGGTGACATCTTCCTGAGCTGCCAGTAACATCAACCTGTTCTTGGTTATCTCCAAGTCCTGAGTAACAGCCCCGTCATTATGTCGTCATCTCAGAACACCTTTAAGCTATGTGCAGATTTGActctttaaatgttctttaactTGATGTTTTCTCCACAGAGTTCAGCAGGAGAGCTCAGAGGTTCCCAGTGATCAGTCTGCCCCGCAGCATCAAACAGACCTGGACTCCATATTTATGGTGTGTACATgaacaaacaaaccttttactATGAACTACATATGAACTACCATTCAGGTCCTAACAGTCTCCATGCGGCTCTGTTTAGACCAGCAGGCCTTCAGACTGACAGATGAATCACATTTTGTGTTCTTTAAATTAAACGTTGATCCTTCTGTtccagctgctggaggagaacaTCGGCACCTTTGTGAAGAACGAGCTGAAGAAGATCCAGAAGGCTCTGAGTCCAGATTACCCAGAATGCTTAGAGAGTCAGAgggaagatgaggaggtgttggacgatgaggatgaagagcagaggagcagctgagaaGCATTTCTGAACATCACACTGCACTTCCTGAGGAGCATGAAGCAGGAGCAGCTGGTTGACCGTCTGCAGAGCAGTAAGAGGATTTTAACAGATTTAAcatgaaggaaagaaaagtttACAAACTGTTAACATGCTGCACACATCTGCATCAGATCACAGGCTGTTTGTCCTCCACTGAGGAGCTGAATCCAACTATAGTTATACTAAATATACTTACATGTTGAGATGCTCAGTGTTCTGTAGGATCCACTCACTGAtttcatttgttgtttgtttcttcaggAACTGTTGCTGCAGAGTGTCGTGGTAAACTCAAGTCCAACCTGAAGGAGAAgttccagtgtgtgtttgagggcaTTGCAAAAGCAGGAAACCGAACCCTCCTGAACCAGATCTACACAGagctctacatcacagagggGGGGGCTGCAGAGGTCAATGATGAACATGAGGTCAGACAGATTGAAACAGCAGCCAGGAAACCATACAGACCAGAGACAACAATCAGACAAGAAGACATCTTTAAACCCCAACCTGGTAGAGATGAACCAATCAGAGCAGTGATGACAAAGGGAGAGGCTGGCATTGGGAAAACAGTCTTAACACAGAAGTTCACTCTGGACTGGGCTGAAGACAAAGCCAACCAGGACATACAGTTCACATTTCCCTTCACTTTCAGAGAGCTGAATGTGCTGAAAGAGAAACAGTTCAGCTTGGTGGAGCTTGTTCATCACTTCTTTACTGAAACCAAAGAAGCAGGAATCTGCAGGTTTGAACAGTTCCCGGTTCTGTTCATCTTTGATGGTCTGGATGAGTGTCGACTTCCTCTGGGCTTCCAACACAACGAGATCTTGACTGATGTTACAGAGTCCACCTCAGTGaatgtgctgctgacaaaccTCATCAGGGGGAAACTGCTTCCCTCTGCTCGCCTCTGGATAACCACACGAcctgcagcagccaatcagatcccTCCTGAGAGTGTGGATATGGTGACAGAGGTCAGAGGGTTCACTGACCCACAGAAGGAGGAGTACTTCAGGAAGAGATTCAGAGATGAGAAGCAGGCCGGCACAATCCTCTCCCACATCAAGACATCACGAAGCCTCCAAATCATGTGTCACGTCCCAGTCTTCTGCTGGATCACCGCTACAGTTCTGGAGGATGTGTTGAAGaccagagagggaggagagctgCCCAAGACCCTGACTGAGCTGTACATCCACTTCCTGGTGGTTCTGTCCAAAGTGAAGAATGTCAAGTATGATGGAGGAACTGAGACAGATCCACACTGGAGTCTAAAGAGCAGGAAGATGATCGAGTCTCTGAGAAAACTGGCTTTTGAGCAGCTGCAGAAAGGCAACCTGATCTTCTATGAATCCGACCTGACAGAGTGTGGCATTGATATCAGAGCAACCTCAGTGTACTCAGGAGTGTTCACACAGGTctttagagaggagagaggactgTACCAGGACAAGGTGTTCTGCTTCGTCCATCTGAGCGTTCAGGAGTTTCTGGCTGCTCTTCATGTCCATCTGACCTTCATCACCTCTGGTGTCAATCTGCTGTCAGAAGAACAAACAACCTCCCAGCTGCTAACACATCTCTACCAGAGTGCTGTGGATGAGGCCTTACAGAGTCCAAACGGACACCTGGACTTACTCCTCCGCTTCCTCCTGGGTCTTTCACTGCAGACCAACCAGAAACACCTATGAGGTCTgctgacacagacaggaagtagctCACTGACCAATGAGAAAACAGTCCAGTACatcaagaagaagatggagaaggatCTAGCTCCAGAGATAAGCATCAACCTGTTCCACTGTCTGAATGAACTGAATGATTGTTCTCTTGAGGTGGAGATCCAACAGCACCTGAGATCAGGAAGTCTCTCCACAGATGAACTGTCTCCTGCTCAGTGGTCAGCTCTGGTCTTCATCTTACTGTCATCAGGAAAAGATCTGGATGTGTTTGACCTGAATAAATACTCTGCTTCAGAGGAGGCTCTTCTGAGGCTGCTGCCAGTGGTCAAAGCCTCCAACAAAGCTCTGTACGTGCACACATAGCTATCCagattaaatgtagtttttctttattcagaaaaataaactgttgtttttaattgttttattctgtATTGCCAATTCCTCTTCAGACTGATTGGATGTAAGCTctcagagagaagctgtgaaGCTCTGTCCTCAGTTCTCAGCTCCCAGTCCTCtagtctgagagagctggacctgagtaACAACAACCTGCAGGATTCAGGAGTGAAGCTGCTTTCTGCTGGACTGAAGAGTCCACATTGTACACTGGAAAGTCTCAGGTTGGTGTGTAGCTGTTTAAAAGTCATGGTCCCCTGAGCTCTTATATTCTTCATTTATTAATTACTGAATGAGCTTACTGAAAATCCTACAGCAGTCGAGCCTTCTTCTCTGCAACACATAGAAGCaaccctctcttcctccataaCTTCAGCTGGTGGGTTACTGCTCTGCCTGGTGCCCTTCATCCTGGAAACTCAGCAAAAAAACAGTCCAGCCACCATCCAGGAGTTTGGTTTCAGAGCCGGACCtagtgcaggaggtggagcagTAGTTAAACTCACCTCTACACAGAGTGCTGGGAACTTATatacttttcttgtttttatagaaacacacacacacccatcctCATCATCAGCTGTTCAATCTAAACCAGTAATAAAGACACTAGAACAGTTATCAGATAGTTTAGTATTAGATGTGATCCTCAGTGTTAAATATCCAGCAGCTTTAAACAGAGCATTGATCAGCTACAGGTGTGGACAGGTACCGATGACAA contains:
- the LOC115024664 gene encoding pentatricopeptide repeat-containing protein At1g10270-like isoform X4 is translated as MVVGHLKRKPLSRKDFKTERKNYDPHRNLSNHKVPYASKKETSSDYVVPYALLNEVPYVFVPYALANEKSSDVVPWANETSSDVVPWANETSSDVVPWDNETSSNVVDYALLNEVPYVFVPYDLANETSSDMVPWANATASDHDVHYTSKNETSSDHYASKNETSSDHYASKNETSSDHYASKNETSSDVAT
- the LOC115024664 gene encoding uncharacterized protein LOC115024664 isoform X1; this translates as MGDVWLLVCVLTVCLAEGSCLSIRDVNERSGEGLQRTSRELSPNDISLKKAFALLQSMESMFEQEVVGHLKRKPLSRKDFKTERKNYDPHRNLSNHKVPYASKKETSSDYVVPYALLNEVPYVFVPYALANEKSSDVVPWANETSSDVVPWANETSSDVVPWDNETSSNVVDYALLNEVPYVFVPYDLANETSSDMVPWANATASDHDVHYTSKNETSSDHYASKNETSSDHYASKNETSSDHYASKNETSSDVAT
- the LOC115024664 gene encoding uncharacterized protein LOC115024664 isoform X2 — translated: MGDVWLLVCVLTVCLAEGSCLSIRDVNERSGEGLQRTSRELSPNDISLKKAFALLQSMESMFEQEVGHLKRKPLSRKDFKTERKNYDPHRNLSNHKVPYASKKETSSDYVVPYALLNEVPYVFVPYALANEKSSDVVPWANETSSDVVPWANETSSDVVPWDNETSSNVVDYALLNEVPYVFVPYDLANETSSDMVPWANATASDHDVHYTSKNETSSDHYASKNETSSDHYASKNETSSDHYASKNETSSDVAT
- the LOC115024664 gene encoding pentatricopeptide repeat-containing protein At1g10270-like isoform X3 encodes the protein MVVVGHLKRKPLSRKDFKTERKNYDPHRNLSNHKVPYASKKETSSDYVVPYALLNEVPYVFVPYALANEKSSDVVPWANETSSDVVPWANETSSDVVPWDNETSSNVVDYALLNEVPYVFVPYDLANETSSDMVPWANATASDHDVHYTSKNETSSDHYASKNETSSDHYASKNETSSDHYASKNETSSDVAT